In Mycobacterium tuberculosis H37Rv, a single window of DNA contains:
- the wag22 gene encoding PE-PGRS family protein Wag22 (Wag22,antigen member of the Mycobacterium tuberculosis PE family, PGRS subfamily of gly-rich proteins): MSFVIAVPETIAAAATDLADLGSTIAGANAAAAANTTSLLAAGADEISAAIAALFGAHGRAYQAASAEAAAFHGRFVQALTTGGGAYAAAEAAAVTPLLNSINAPVLAATGRPLIGNGANGAPGTGANGGDAGWLIGNGGAGGSGAKGANGGAGGPGGAAGLFGNGGAGGAGGTATANNGIGGAGGAGGSAMLFGAGGAGGAGGAATSLVGGIGGTGGTGGNAGMLAGAAGAGGAGGFSFSTAGGAGGAGGAGGLFTTGGVGGAGGQGHTGGAGGAGGAGGLFGAGGMGGAGGFGDHGTLGTGGAGGDGGGGGLFGAGGDGGAGGSGLTTGGAAGNGGNAGTLSLGAAGGAGGTGGAGGTVFGGGKGGAGGAGGNAGMLFGSGGGGGTGGFGFAAGGQGGVGGSAGMLSGSGGSGGAGGSGGPAGTAAGGAGGAGGAPGLIGNGGNGGNGGESGGTGGVGGAGGNAVLIGNGGEGGIGALAGKSGFGGFGGLLLGADGYNAPESTSPWHNLQQDILSFINEPTEALTGRPLIGNGDSGTPGTGDDGGAGGWLFGNGGNGGAGAAGTNGSAGGAGGAGGILFGTGGAGGAGGVGTAGAGGAGGAGGSAFLIGSGGTGGVGGAATTTGGVGGAGGNAGLLIGAAGLGGCGGGAFTAGVTTGGAGGTGGAAGLFANGGAGGAGGTGSTAGGAGGAGGAGGLYAHGGTGGPGGNGGSTGAGGTGGAGGPGGLYGAGGSGGAGGHGGMAGGGGGVGGNAGSLTLNASGGAGGSGGSSLSGKAGAGGAGGSAGLFYGSGGAGGNGGYSLNGTGGDGGTGGAGQITGLRSGFGGAGGAGGASDTGAGGNGGAGGKAGLYGNGGDGGAGGDGATSGKGGAGGNAVVIGNGGNGGNAGKAGGTAGAGGAGGLVLGRDGQHGLT; the protein is encoded by the coding sequence ATGTCGTTTGTGATCGCGGTGCCGGAGACTATCGCGGCGGCGGCGACGGATCTAGCCGATCTCGGCTCGACGATCGCTGGGGCCAACGCGGCTGCGGCGGCCAACACGACGAGCCTGCTGGCCGCCGGTGCCGATGAGATCTCGGCGGCAATCGCTGCGTTGTTCGGCGCGCACGGCCGGGCCTATCAGGCGGCGAGCGCCGAGGCGGCGGCGTTTCATGGTCGGTTCGTGCAGGCGCTGACCACCGGGGGGGGCGCCTATGCGGCCGCCGAGGCCGCCGCCGTGACGCCGCTGCTCAACTCGATCAACGCGCCCGTCCTGGCCGCTACCGGCCGTCCGCTGATCGGTAACGGGGCTAACGGTGCTCCCGGCACCGGGGCCAACGGAGGGGATGCCGGCTGGTTGATCGGCAACGGTGGCGCCGGCGGATCCGGTGCAAAGGGCGCCAACGGCGGGGCTGGTGGCCCTGGTGGGGCCGCCGGGCTGTTCGGCAACGGCGGGGCCGGCGGTGCCGGCGGAACCGCCACCGCCAACAACGGGATCGGCGGGGCCGGTGGCGCTGGCGGGTCCGCCATGCTGTTTGGGGCCGGCGGCGCCGGCGGCGCCGGCGGGGCTGCGACGTCTCTTGTCGGTGGCATCGGCGGTACCGGCGGAACCGGCGGCAACGCCGGTATGCTCGCCGGCGCCGCCGGGGCCGGCGGTGCCGGCGGGTTCAGCTTCAGCACTGCCGGTGGGGCTGGCGGCGCCGGCGGGGCCGGTGGGCTGTTCACCACCGGCGGTGTCGGCGGCGCCGGTGGGCAGGGTCACACGGGCGGGGCGGGCGGCGCCGGCGGGGCCGGCGGGTTGTTTGGTGCCGGCGGCATGGGCGGGGCGGGCGGATTCGGGGATCACGGAACGCTCGGCACCGGCGGGGCCGGCGGGGACGGTGGGGGCGGCGGTTTGTTCGGCGCCGGCGGGGACGGCGGGGCAGGCGGGTCAGGACTGACCACCGGCGGCGCTGCCGGTAACGGTGGTAACGCCGGGACGCTTTCCCTGGGTGCCGCCGGTGGCGCCGGCGGCACCGGTGGGGCTGGCGGCACTGTCTTCGGTGGTGGTAAGGGCGGCGCCGGCGGAGCCGGCGGTAACGCCGGCATGCTCTTCGGCTCCGGCGGGGGTGGCGGCACCGGCGGGTTCGGCTTCGCCGCCGGCGGGCAGGGTGGGGTCGGCGGCAGCGCCGGCATGCTCAGCGGCTCCGGCGGCTCCGGCGGTGCTGGCGGCTCTGGGGGCCCCGCGGGCACCGCCGCAGGTGGGGCGGGTGGGGCGGGTGGGGCGCCCGGGTTGATCGGCAACGGCGGCAACGGCGGCAACGGCGGCGAGAGTGGCGGCACCGGTGGTGTCGGCGGGGCCGGTGGAAATGCCGTGCTGATCGGCAACGGCGGCGAGGGCGGCATCGGCGCGCTCGCCGGCAAGTCCGGCTTCGGCGGCTTCGGCGGGTTGCTGCTGGGCGCCGACGGATATAACGCTCCCGAGAGCACCTCGCCATGGCACAACCTGCAGCAGGACATTCTCAGTTTCATCAACGAACCCACCGAGGCATTGACCGGACGCCCGCTGATCGGTAACGGCGACAGTGGGACGCCGGGAACCGGGGACGATGGCGGTGCCGGCGGCTGGTTGTTCGGCAACGGCGGCAACGGCGGGGCCGGTGCGGCCGGCACCAACGGCAGCGCGGGCGGCGCCGGTGGGGCAGGCGGGATCCTGTTTGGCACCGGTGGCGCCGGCGGGGCCGGCGGCGTCGGAACGGCGGGTGCCGGCGGGGCCGGTGGCGCCGGCGGATCCGCCTTCTTGATCGGTTCCGGCGGTACCGGTGGTGTCGGCGGGGCCGCCACCACCACCGGCGGCGTCGGCGGGGCCGGCGGGAACGCCGGCTTGCTCATCGGCGCGGCTGGGCTCGGCGGGTGTGGCGGCGGCGCTTTCACCGCAGGCGTTACCACTGGCGGCGCCGGCGGGACTGGCGGCGCTGCCGGGTTGTTCGCCAACGGGGGGGCCGGCGGCGCCGGCGGGACCGGCAGCACCGCCGGGGGCGCCGGCGGGGCCGGCGGGGCCGGCGGGCTGTACGCCCACGGGGGAACCGGCGGACCAGGTGGGAACGGCGGCTCCACGGGGGCCGGAGGGACAGGCGGTGCCGGCGGGCCCGGTGGGCTGTACGGTGCCGGCGGCTCTGGCGGGGCCGGCGGTCATGGGGGCATGGCCGGCGGGGGTGGCGGTGTAGGCGGCAATGCTGGCTCGCTCACCCTCAATGCGTCGGGCGGTGCCGGCGGCAGCGGCGGCTCCAGCCTGTCAGGCAAGGCCGGTGCTGGCGGCGCCGGCGGCAGCGCGGGATTGTTCTACGGCTCCGGCGGGGCCGGCGGCAACGGGGGCTACAGCCTCAATGGCACTGGCGGTGATGGCGGCACCGGTGGGGCCGGCCAAATCACCGGCCTTCGCAGCGGCTTCGGCGGCGCCGGCGGCGCCGGCGGCGCCAGCGATACCGGCGCCGGCGGGAACGGCGGCGCCGGCGGCAAGGCCGGGCTGTACGGCAACGGCGGTGACGGTGGCGCCGGCGGGGATGGCGCCACCAGCGGCAAGGGTGGAGCCGGCGGCAACGCCGTGGTGATCGGCAACGGCGGCAACGGCGGCAATGCCGGAAAAGCCGGGGGCACGGCGGGTGCCGGCGGCGCCGGTGGGCTGGTACTCGGCCGGGATGGGCAGCACGGCTTGACGTAG
- the cut1 gene encoding cutinase (Probable cut1,serine esterase, cutinase family) has translation MPGRFREDFIDALRSKIGEKSMGVYGVDYPATTDFPTAMAGIYDAGTHVEQTAANCPQSKLVLGGFSQGAAVMGFVTAAAIPDGAPLDAPRPMPPEVADHVAAVTLFGMPSVAFMHSIGAPPIVIGPLYAEKTIQLCAPGDPVCSSGGNWAAHNGYADDGMVEQAAVFAAGRLG, from the coding sequence ATGCCGGGGCGGTTCAGAGAGGACTTCATCGATGCGCTGCGTTCCAAGATTGGCGAGAAGTCTATGGGCGTTTATGGGGTCGACTACCCGGCGACCACGGATTTCCCGACAGCGATGGCCGGTATTTACGACGCGGGCACCCATGTCGAACAGACGGCGGCGAACTGTCCCCAAAGCAAGCTGGTGCTCGGCGGATTTTCCCAAGGTGCGGCCGTGATGGGCTTTGTTACCGCGGCGGCGATTCCGGATGGGGCGCCGTTGGACGCGCCCAGGCCGATGCCGCCCGAAGTCGCCGACCACGTGGCCGCCGTCACACTCTTCGGAATGCCCTCGGTTGCGTTCATGCACTCGATCGGCGCGCCGCCGATCGTCATCGGTCCGCTATATGCAGAAAAGACCATCCAGCTGTGCGCCCCGGGCGACCCCGTCTGTTCTAGCGGAGGCAATTGGGCGGCGCATAACGGGTACGCCGACGACGGCATGGTCGAGCAGGCCGCAGTGTTTGCCGCCGGTCGGCTCGGTTAA
- a CDS encoding hypothetical protein (A core mycobacterial gene; conserved in mycobacterial strains (See Marmiesse et al., 2004 PMID:14766927).) produces MYRYQVRVQQRRSEMNRWVATRSRRHTYQWITDHKSPRDHYRHISELRTSIATSSPGRCDMSPIPRIVSVSLAWAAAIGLMVPIGLAPPAMAAPCSGDAANAPPPPSAIVTDPGATALGPVRPGHGPIPTGRKPRGANDRAPLPKLGPLISALLNPGARNAAPLQQQALVPRANPGPNPAPNPPATGPQPPNATQLTPNPAPAPDPAPAAAPDPGATLAGATTSLAEWVTGPDSPNKTLERFGISGTDLGIPWDNGDPANRQVLMIFGDTFGYCAVDGHQWRYNTLFRSQDRDLGNGVHVTSGDASNRYSGSPVRQPGFSKQLINSIKWARDETGIIPTAGIAVGKTQYVNFMSIRNWGRDGEWTTNYSGIAVSKDNGQTWGVFPGTIRASGPDSGGKARFVPGNENFQMGAYLKSNDGYLYSFGTPPGRGGSAYLARVPQRFVPDLTKYQYWNGDSNSWVPNKPDAATPVIPGPVGEMSVQYNTYLKQYLALYTNGMNDVVARTAPAPQGPWSAEQMLVSSWQMPGGIYAPMMHPWSTGKDVYFNLSLWSAYNVMLMHTVLP; encoded by the coding sequence ATGTACCGGTACCAAGTCCGAGTGCAGCAGCGCAGGTCGGAGATGAACAGATGGGTTGCGACACGGTCACGGAGGCATACCTATCAGTGGATCACTGATCACAAGAGTCCCAGAGATCACTATCGTCACATCAGCGAACTGCGGACGTCAATTGCAACGTCCAGCCCGGGAAGGTGTGACATGTCGCCGATTCCTCGAATCGTGTCGGTATCGCTGGCGTGGGCGGCCGCTATTGGACTCATGGTTCCAATAGGCCTGGCGCCACCAGCGATGGCGGCGCCGTGCAGCGGAGACGCCGCGAACGCTCCGCCGCCACCGAGCGCCATTGTGACCGACCCCGGGGCCACGGCGCTCGGCCCGGTACGACCTGGACACGGTCCGATACCGACCGGACGCAAGCCTCGCGGTGCCAACGACCGTGCACCGCTACCCAAGCTGGGTCCACTGATATCCGCATTGCTCAACCCGGGTGCTAGAAATGCCGCGCCGCTACAACAGCAAGCGCTAGTCCCCAGGGCCAATCCTGGGCCCAATCCGGCACCCAATCCGCCAGCCACGGGCCCACAACCCCCGAATGCCACTCAGCTAACTCCGAACCCAGCCCCAGCACCCGACCCTGCTCCGGCGGCGGCGCCGGATCCTGGTGCCACGCTCGCCGGGGCTACCACATCCCTCGCCGAGTGGGTGACCGGACCGGACAGCCCCAACAAGACCCTGGAACGCTTCGGCATCTCCGGGACCGACCTCGGAATTCCTTGGGATAACGGCGATCCCGCCAACCGTCAGGTGCTCATGATCTTCGGCGACACATTCGGCTACTGCGCTGTCGATGGCCATCAATGGCGATACAACACGCTGTTCCGCAGCCAAGACCGCGACCTGGGCAACGGAGTTCATGTGACATCCGGTGACGCTTCCAACAGATATTCCGGCTCACCGGTACGCCAACCGGGCTTCTCCAAACAGCTCATCAACAGCATCAAATGGGCGCGCGACGAGACGGGGATCATTCCGACCGCGGGCATCGCCGTCGGCAAAACCCAATACGTCAACTTCATGTCCATCAGGAATTGGGGCCGTGATGGGGAATGGACGACGAACTACTCGGGCATCGCGGTGTCCAAGGACAATGGTCAGACCTGGGGGGTCTTCCCGGGCACCATCCGCGCGTCCGGACCGGACAGCGGCGGAAAAGCCAGGTTCGTTCCGGGAAATGAGAACTTCCAGATGGGGGCGTACCTCAAGTCCAACGACGGTTACCTCTACTCGTTCGGGACCCCGCCCGGGCGAGGCGGTTCGGCATATCTGGCACGAGTTCCGCAGCGCTTTGTGCCCGACCTCACCAAGTACCAGTACTGGAACGGCGACTCGAACTCCTGGGTTCCAAACAAGCCGGACGCGGCAACACCCGTTATTCCGGGCCCGGTGGGCGAAATGTCCGTCCAATACAACACCTACCTCAAGCAATACCTGGCGCTCTACACCAACGGTATGAACGACGTGGTGGCAAGGACCGCGCCGGCTCCGCAAGGACCGTGGAGCGCAGAGCAAATGCTGGTGTCGTCATGGCAGATGCCCGGCGGCATCTACGCGCCGATGATGCATCCCTGGTCGACGGGCAAAGACGTCTACTTTAACCTGTCTTTGTGGTCGGCATACAACGTGATGTTGATGCACACCGTGCTGCCATAG
- a CDS encoding diacylglycerol acyltransferase (triacylglycerol synthase), with protein MPRGCAGARFACNACLNFLAGLGISEPISPGWAAMERLSGLDAFFLYMETPSQPLNVCCVLELDTSTMPGGYTYGRFHAALEKYVKAAPEFRMKLADTELNLDHPVWVDDDNFQIRHHLRRVAMPAPGGRRELAEICGYIAGLPLDRDRPLWEMWVIEGGARSDTVAVMLKVHHAVVDGVAGANLLSHLCSLQPDAPAPQPVRGTGGGNVLQIAASGLEGFASRPVRLATVVPATVLTLVRTLLRAREGRTMAAPFSAPPTPFNGPLGRLRNIAYTQLDMRDVKRVKDRFGVTINDVVVALCAGALRRFLLEHGVLPEAPLVATVPVSVHDKSDRPGRNQATWMFCRVPSQISDPAQRIRTIAAGNTVAKDHAAAIGPTLLHDWIQFGGSTMFGAAMRILPHISITHSPAYNLILSNVPGPQAQLYFLGCRMDSMFPLGPLLGNAGLNITVMSLNGELGVGIVSCPDLLPDLWGVADGFPEALKELLECSDDQPEGSNHQDS; from the coding sequence ATGCCGAGGGGCTGCGCCGGGGCTAGATTCGCGTGCAATGCGTGCCTAAACTTTTTGGCGGGGTTGGGGATTTCTGAACCGATCAGTCCCGGGTGGGCGGCTATGGAGCGACTAAGCGGACTCGATGCTTTCTTCCTCTATATGGAGACACCGTCGCAGCCGCTGAACGTGTGCTGCGTCTTGGAGTTGGACACCTCGACGATGCCGGGCGGCTACACGTACGGCCGGTTTCATGCCGCGTTGGAGAAGTATGTCAAGGCGGCGCCCGAATTTCGGATGAAGCTCGCCGATACCGAGCTTAACCTGGATCACCCCGTGTGGGTGGACGACGACAATTTTCAGATCCGGCACCACCTGCGCCGGGTCGCTATGCCCGCGCCCGGAGGGCGTCGCGAGCTGGCCGAGATCTGTGGGTACATCGCCGGGTTGCCGCTGGACCGTGACCGCCCGCTGTGGGAGATGTGGGTCATCGAAGGCGGTGCCCGTAGCGACACCGTGGCGGTGATGCTCAAGGTCCACCACGCCGTGGTCGACGGTGTCGCCGGTGCGAACCTGCTGTCCCACCTGTGCAGCCTGCAGCCCGATGCGCCGGCACCGCAACCTGTCCGGGGCACCGGTGGCGGCAATGTGCTGCAGATAGCTGCGAGTGGGCTGGAGGGGTTCGCGTCGCGGCCAGTGCGGCTGGCGACGGTGGTACCGGCGACAGTGCTCACATTGGTGCGCACATTGCTGCGTGCCCGTGAGGGCCGTACCATGGCCGCCCCGTTTTCGGCCCCACCGACTCCGTTCAACGGCCCCCTCGGTCGGCTGCGCAACATCGCGTATACACAGCTCGACATGCGCGACGTCAAGCGTGTCAAGGACCGGTTTGGGGTGACCATCAACGATGTGGTGGTGGCGTTGTGTGCCGGAGCGCTACGGCGCTTCCTACTCGAGCACGGCGTGCTGCCCGAGGCCCCGTTGGTGGCCACCGTGCCGGTTTCGGTACACGACAAGTCGGACCGACCCGGGCGCAACCAGGCCACCTGGATGTTCTGTCGGGTACCGAGCCAGATCAGCGACCCCGCCCAGCGCATCCGCACCATCGCCGCCGGAAACACCGTCGCTAAAGACCACGCCGCGGCCATCGGCCCCACCCTGCTGCACGACTGGATTCAGTTCGGCGGCTCGACGATGTTCGGAGCGGCCATGCGGATCTTGCCGCACATTTCGATAACGCATAGCCCCGCCTACAATCTGATCCTGTCGAATGTGCCCGGACCCCAGGCCCAGTTGTACTTTCTGGGTTGCCGAATGGACTCGATGTTTCCCCTCGGCCCCCTCCTTGGCAACGCGGGCCTCAACATCACCGTCATGTCCCTCAACGGGGAACTGGGTGTCGGCATTGTCTCCTGCCCCGACCTGCTGCCGGACCTGTGGGGCGTGGCAGACGGGTTTCCCGAGGCGCTCAAAGAGCTGCTGGAGTGCAGTGATGACCAGCCGGAAGGCAGCAACCACCAGGACTCCTGA